The DNA region AAGCGGTCAGAATCACACTTCTGACCGCTTTTCTTCACCCATTAGTCTAAACTCCAGAATTGAGGATATTTGGTTGCAGGCAAAGCGATTCATTCGAGAGGGTGCCAAGCGGAAAAAATGGGTAGGTTAGGCCACCGCTAAGTCACTCGCATTGGGCTCGACAATTTCTAGCCGCTTGGCATCGAGTTTGGCAGTCAAAATTTCAGCACAGAAGGTGTCCCATCGTCCTGCCGCCCAATAACAGCGACCTTGAAGCAGAATTTCTGCATGTTCAGGCAACCAAAACTTGCCATTTCCCTTGAGCCGCAGGTTGACCACCTGGCGGATTAGACTCTCAATGGCTCCACTGCCAATCGGTAGATTCATTGCCTGTACCTGCCCATAGGCAAAGCGCTGGGGTTGGTCATTAAAGTAGTTGAATGGGGTTGTCATTGCCTTGCGTTGTTGGCGCGTGTGTTTCTGAGCCAGAATCTGCTGCATCTGTGTCAGGAGTTGCGCCAACTTACCCCGTTTGAGGCTAGAACGAGCCGCCTCGAACCATTTCCGTGCCACTTGAGCTTTGCTAAAAGCCGCCTCAGCAAAATCCTTCAAATGCTGACTGGCATGGTAAAAGTCAATCAACTCAATCAGTCGGTCTTTGGGCAGGCCCAAGCGTTCCAGAAGGGCGGGAATCCGGTGCCAAATCCAAGGAGCGCCATCGGCTAGCAGCAACACTTGCTGGGCATGCACAACCCCAATTTGACCAGATACATCTCCAGTAGGCTCATGAATCCTTCGATACCGGTAAAGGTGCCGTCATTAATGACCGGTAATTTGACTGTATTGATGCGCTGGCCCTGCTCATCGATGGCATAGAGGGTGAATAGTTTGGGTTCTCGCCAATGCCCCCGATCCCCCGCCGCTTGGTCGCCCGTCGTCTACCCCGTTTGTTGTATCGCAACCGGGTGCGCCCGCCATCGACACTCAACCCCACTCTCTGTCCCTCAAAGGTCTGGCCAGTGGGCAGTTGGCCTTGCTGCAACTGAGCCAGCCACTGGTCGGTTAACGCCAGGCCGATTTGACCAAAACCATAGGTCAGTCGCACCACCCGTTTCTCACTCAACTCAATGCCCCATTGCTGCAACTGCTCAGTCGCTTGCGCAAAGGACCTCGACAGCATCCCTGCCGCTGCAACCACGCTCCAAACCAGGGGACTGACTTGCTCTTCCAGTCCCAACCAACGCAGCAGGGGATAGAATCCCTGTCCCTGGGATGGCCCCCGTTGACCGGCTTTCCGCTTGCCTTTCCGCTTCTGCTGGGAGACCCCATTGAGAATGTAGCCCACCTTGAACTCAACGACGACATTGCCTACGGTTAATACCTTGACCCGGCGTTTGCCTTGACTGCGAGCCATGAAGCCTCGTGATGAGCGGGTCCGTTGGTTGGCTTCTCGTTGGCTATCTGGATGCTCACTGAGTTCGTGCAGCAGCAGGGCAATCACCTGGCCGGCTAGCACCAGAGCCGCGGCGCGGATTGCCTCCTCCCGTGCTTTCAACGCCACTCCATCCCAACTGGAAATTTCCCCCACGGCCAGCAGTGGGGCAATGGTTTGCTTAAATGTTTCAATGGCTTGGTTGAGATCCAGGGTTGCAGGTATATTCATATTCACTAGAGACAGGATGTTTTTTCACTCTGCACCGATCATTGTGCATATCCTGTCTTTTCTCAGCTTTTGCTGCCTCTCCTCAAAGCCATCTTTTTCGCATCGCACCCCATTCGAGAGTACTACCACTTGTGTCAATCGTTCAATGTCGTTAAGTTCCTCTTTGAGCTTGTGACTCACCACCAAACCTTTAGCTTTCCAAAGCTTTTTACCTATGGCTTTTTCTCATAATCCATTTAGGATCGCTATAGAACGAGATGAGTTAGTTATGAATAGCCTTTTTCAGCCCCTGCAAATGGGTACTCTAACGCTGCCAAATCGAATTTTGATGGCTCCGCTTACCCGTTGTCGTGCAGAAGACGATCACATCCCTGGCAACTTGATGGCTGAGTACTATTCCCAGCGAGCGACTGCTGGATTGATTATTGCCGAAGCGACAATGGCAATGGAAGGAAACTCCTCTTTCTGGCGAGAACCGGGGATTTACTCCGATGCTCAGGTCAGGGGATGGCAGAAGACAACTGATGCCGTTCATGCTGCAGGGGGACGAATTTTTTTGCAACTCTGGCATGGGGGCCGCGCCTGTCATCCTCTATTGAACAATGGGAAGCAGCCCGTTGCACCCAGCCCGATCGCGATCATGGGAGATGAAGTGCCTACTCCAGAAGGCAAACAGCCTTATGTTGTTCCACGAGAACTGCGCGATGATGAAATTCCTGGCATCATTAACGGGTTTAAGCAAGCAGCGGAAAATGCAAAAGCTGCAGGCTTCGATGGTGTGGAAATCCACGGAGCCAATGGTTATCTGTTAGATGAATTTCTCCGGGATGGCTCGAATCATCGGACGGGAACTTACGGTGGCTCGATCGCGAACCGGGCGCGTTTAATGCTGGAAATTCTGGTAGCAGTTTCTGAGGTCTGGGGGAGCGATTGTGTGGGTCTGCGGATCTCACCGCTAAATAGCTACAACGACATGATTGATAGTGATCCAATTGGATTATCAACCTGGTTGGCCACTAAACTCAATGACTACAATCTTGCCTATCTGCACGTAATGCGAGGTGATATAACCCAACAGCAAAATGGGGATATCTTGACTCCGATTCGCGCCAATTACAAAGGAATACTAATTGCCAATATGGGGTATACCGCTGCAGAAGCTGCTGCTGCTATTGATGCAGGACAGATCGATGCGGTTGCCTTTGGCTCCAGTTTTCTGGCTAATCCAGATTTACCGGAGCGAATAAAACTGGGTGCCGCGCTCAATCACCCCGATCCAGCAACATTCTATTCTCAGGGTGCTGCCGGATACACTGACTATCCAACCTTGAGCAGTGTGTAAAAGTCTTTGATCTGAAATGAAGAGTTGGGAGGGAAATTATGGCACTAGGAATGCTGGTGGATGGCAAATGGACGACGGAATGGACAGAACGCGACAGCAGTGGCAAGTTTAACCGGATGCCCACTCACTTCCACAACTGGATTACGGCAGATGGCTCCAGTGGGTTTAAGGCAGAAGCCGATCGCTATCATCTTTACGTTTCCCTGGCCTGTCCCTGGGCCCATCGAACGGTGATGATGCGATCGCTGAAAGGCTTGCAACAGGCGATCGGGTTGTCGATCGTGGATCCAGTACTGAGTGAACAAGGTTGGATGTTTTCTGACTCGCTGGGGACAATTCCCGATTCTGTCAATCATGCCACCTACTTGCAAGAGATTTATCTGAAGGCAAAGCCGGACTATACCGGACGGGTAACGGTTCCGGTATTGTGGGATAAGCAGACCCAAACAATCGTCAATAATGAATCCCGCGAAATTATGCGGATGTTGGATACGGAGTTTGCGACGATCGCCAAATCTGCTGTTGATTTGTATCCCGAAGATTTACGAGAGCAGATCGATCAAACCATTGACGCGATC from Leptodesmis sichuanensis A121 includes:
- a CDS encoding alkene reductase, which codes for MNSLFQPLQMGTLTLPNRILMAPLTRCRAEDDHIPGNLMAEYYSQRATAGLIIAEATMAMEGNSSFWREPGIYSDAQVRGWQKTTDAVHAAGGRIFLQLWHGGRACHPLLNNGKQPVAPSPIAIMGDEVPTPEGKQPYVVPRELRDDEIPGIINGFKQAAENAKAAGFDGVEIHGANGYLLDEFLRDGSNHRTGTYGGSIANRARLMLEILVAVSEVWGSDCVGLRISPLNSYNDMIDSDPIGLSTWLATKLNDYNLAYLHVMRGDITQQQNGDILTPIRANYKGILIANMGYTAAEAAAAIDAGQIDAVAFGSSFLANPDLPERIKLGAALNHPDPATFYSQGAAGYTDYPTLSSV
- a CDS encoding glutathione S-transferase family protein; its protein translation is MALGMLVDGKWTTEWTERDSSGKFNRMPTHFHNWITADGSSGFKAEADRYHLYVSLACPWAHRTVMMRSLKGLQQAIGLSIVDPVLSEQGWMFSDSLGTIPDSVNHATYLQEIYLKAKPDYTGRVTVPVLWDKQTQTIVNNESREIMRMLDTEFATIAKSAVDLYPEDLREQIDQTIDAIYMPINNGVYRSGFATSQAAYEEAVTELFQALDRWEQVLGLQRYLCGNRLTEADICLFTTLIRFDSVYHGHFKCNLKRIMDYPNLWNYLKDLYQHPGIQETCNLDHIKRHYYMSQTAINPNRIVPKGPLINFDEPHDRDRFG